TCTCATTCTcatccaaaaaaacaaaagagagatatTTTTAAACACTCGTCTTCGTAACAAAGACCAAATTACGACGTCGTTTGATCCCCTTTTTTTGATTCCTTGGACATCCCTCTCTCTGCTCAATCAAGAACCTCAATTCCCATCAGTAGAAGTAAAGACTTTTGTGAAGCTATTGATGGCGTGTACCTCTATTTAATTCTCTTCGAAACGCTCAAAATTTCCAGAAGATAAGAATATCACAAATTTAAAATCCAGGCTAAGTTATTAATTTAATTTCTAATCATTTTTCAACAAAACGTGCATGATCCACCAACCCACTGAGCTGAAATTCATGCCTCGGTTACCCATAAATCAATTATTTTACTTCTTATAACTGTATTTGTGGATTTGGGTTCTTGTTAAAGTCCGATAATTGAAAGCtgaaagcaaagaaaaagagaggacaCAAGATGATGAATCAGATTGGAGGGAAAATTTGTTCCTGGACACGGACGAAGATCGTTGATCCTCTTTTTCAAATCCTCCAAAGGTAGCTATATTTACCCTTTTACCCTTCTTTTTGTTAGAGTATGTAAAAATATGTACGTGTGAAATGAAATGATTATTCCAGCAGGAAAATTGCATTCTTCTTTAGATAAATAATTGGGGTTTTTGGAGTTTTTGAAGTCAGTATCTGAATACTAATATTCTAATAATTTCTTAATGGAAAGATGACAAAGTAAGAAGCTTTACTGATATGCACAATGAATGGTTTTCTTGATTTGTTTCAAGGGGAGCAGAGCCGAAGCAATTGGCATTCTCTGCGGCTCTTGGAATTACATTGGGGGTATTTCCCATTTGTGGTATGTTCTGTTAAGCTGGAATTAGTCCTTATTATCCTTGTTTTATGTAAATTTCTGTTTGTATGAAAGCATTCCTTGTTTACTGCCTTAAGCTTGTGGTGTATTCTCTGACTATGCATTCCAAATTCTTCGACTCGACTCCTAGGAGGTAATTTCATGACAAATAGAAGGTTATCTTTAACTGTAATTCAATTCCTTTCTTAATGTGTTGAGAGAACTATAGAATTGCTAGGGGATGATAATGGTAAAAGAATTAATAATAAGATGTATCGGCGAAGTTTCTTTTACTGAATTTGAAATGGATTAAACCGTGCAATATCAAAATGCTAATGAAATGCTATATTGAGATGGTATTGAAATGATTTAAGAAGGAATTTTGGGATGTATAAATGGATCTGTCGATAGGAGAAGAATAAATGATGTGCTTGTACATATTACAACTTATAGAACTTCTACACTGAGATTTGGAATCAATGGTCCTGTGAATTGGTCAGCAATTGATTAATTGCCATTAGTGTCAGTTTAGGAGCTTCACCCCATAAGAATACGTTTGAATATCTTCCTTGACAGAGTTTTTATTCAACATGCTGTGGAACTATTATTCCTGTCTGGAGTAAGCAAAGCCAACTTCCATACTTATTTCTTTGGTATCACATTGGTTCACTGTATATCATCATTTAAGAAGCTTATTTGTAAATTCATCATTTTACTTTTTCATGATTAAAAAAGggtagcccggtgcactaagcttccgctatgcgcggggtctggggaagggcTGGACCACATGGGTCTATAATACacaaccttaccctgcatttctgcaagaggttgtttccatggcttgaacccgtgacctcctggtcacatggtaacaactttaccagttacgcaaAGGCCCCCTTCTACTTTTTCATGATTATATGATGAAAAATTACGTCATCAATTGATAGAAATATCTAAGTTTTCTTTTCTTAAGAAGTTAACACAAATATGTATTACAAAAGGCAAAACTGTTCAATATCTTACTCTGTGTGTGTATGATGATGAAGGTGAGGTATTAATTAACAGACTACATGTAAGTTGATCCTGTTCAATTTccactttaatttcttcattacTGGCTAGAAATATTGAGTGAACTGATTTCTGCCTTGAAATTATTGAATTGTGCTAATCAAATGTTTTTCTCAACAGGTGTTACTGTGTTCCTATGTGCGATCGCTATTGCATTATTTGGATCCTTTTGTAACGCTCCAACTGTGTTGTTGGCTAACTTCATTGCTACTCCAATTGAGTTGAGGTGCTTAACAGTGGTTCTTTATAAGATCAATTGCTTGATCTTTTGCTATTGCTACAAGTCTATTTCTTCTCCCCAAAGACCATTTTCCCTGCCCCCTTACCTGGTCCAAGATCTCTTTGATGGCTAGGCATCTATGCTATAAAATAGAGGATttgtttaatatttatttctgcgATAAAGTGTTGCACATGCTTCTTGTCACCAATCTTTATGCTAGGATCCCTAGAACAAATTCTGTGGGTTGTGAGAAATAGGGAACAAAATGAGGATGTGGCATCATGTTATGCTTTTGGTGATTAGCATCAATTTTATGCTTTTTTAAATCTATGAGCCTGCAGGAGTTAAAGTTTCTTCAATTGCAGAAGGCCCACATTTGGACATAGTATATGTGGATATCTGTTTCCTGTTTATAGTTAAGCTTAAGCCGTGACAAAAAGAAActccctccctctctctctctctctctctctctctctctctctgtgtgtgtgtgtgtgtgtgtatgtgtcaaaaagaaactccctctctctctctctctatgtatgtgtgtgtgtttgtgtgtgggGATTCTTATGTTCAAACTGTATTGTGAGTAAGCTTCAAAAATTTGTGATTTCGTTTCGTTTCATTTGCAGTCCCATGATTTGCAATAATACAACTTTGTCTATGCATGTAAATGTCCTCCTCCTGGCTTCAGGAATCATTGCGTATTTTCAGCTTTGGTATAGTACTTGACATGGaaatgaagagaaaaaaaattaaataggtaATGAAGAAGCTATGCCTCTGGCGAAAGATGTGCAACCAAACAGAACACTTATGATATTGAGGATTCATACAGCCGGCACCAACTAGCTTGGGATTgaggcattgttgttgttgttgttggggtATTGACTGTTGGGCATGAATTTTCTGCATCATTACATTTTAGGGGTAACACTAATTTGTTGTTCCCAAGGGTTTAATGTGATATTTTCTTCGACGGTAAACTGTAATCCGCCACTCTTTAATTTAAGCTATATTTCATCAGGTTTTCCATTGTCTCAGCAAACTTGTGATTTCAGTTACATATTTTCTTTAGTACTTAACCTGTGCAAGATATGCATGCTTAAGTCCTCATTTTAGTGCTGTGCTTACATTTTGTAGTCTGGTGATTCCATTCCTACGTTTGGGTGAGTTTGTCACTGGTGGATCTCATTTTCCTTTGACATCTGATGCACTAAAGAAGGTCTTCACCGGTGAGGCTTCACGAGAAGTCCTGCTCAGCATTCTCCATGCTGTAAGTAAAGAAGTTTTCGCATCCAAGCATCTCgtccttcttttctttcttttatcagTATCATCTTCTTGATTGTTAAACAAAAAATTGAGTTTGAGTCTTGTCTGGAACAGCCGGCTTCTTTATCTCATTTATACTACAGCCTGCTAAGTACCAAAAGAAGAGGAAAGTCATATTTCAGTTGTCCATTCTTTTTGGTCAAATTGGATAACTGTGTTGTTCTTTAAAGCTCTGTAAAGCATAACTATCCATTTCATTAATCAGTTATTCATGCATACTTATCAAAGGGTCAAAATGGGAGCCTTGGGGCAACGGTAAAGTGTTCTCtttgtgacctataggtcacagtTCGAGCCGTAAAAAAAGCAACCACTTGCATTAAGGTAGGCTGTATATATCACACCCTTGCAGTGCGGTCCTTCCCCGGACCTTGCGTGAACGCGGGATGCCCCTTTTTTTTAAGAATGGGTCACTTATACTTGTAATGTATGGATGTGTGAAGTATGTGTTTATAACTATGACTGATTTTTAGCACTGGACTTTTGGACAACTTTTTGCAGCTGTTGGGGTGGCTTGTTGCTGTACCATTCATCCTAGCTGGACTTTATGTAGTATTTTTGCCATGTTTTACGATCTTGGTTCGTAAGTTCAGTACCGGTCCTCCAAGCCCCAAGAGGCCCCTTATAGACGTCAAGGTTAAAACGAGGGATGTATGATTTTTACATTGTACTAAATGTGTAAGTTTCTGCTAATACTACTTGTAAATTGAACTTAAAAGGGAGTCTGGTATTTCTGTATATGTATTAAGTTCAACATTTCCCCATCTAAGTTCCTCAATTGCCAAAGTCTATTCACCTCCACTGTCATCTCTTTCTTCTCACACAAAAGAATTGTCATTGAATTCTGCTCTTTTAGTCCCTTCACTTGCAGCTTTTACAAATTCAATGTGTTGTAGACTTCGAATGCATTTGTCTTGTAGAAATGAAACCAAGTAGCCACTCTAAAGGGttgttatttaggaattagcccGTGCGTTCTGAATTTCAATTTTTCAAGACAAAATATTCTAAATTGtcttgaaattaaaaaatattaagttTTTTAGTCTAAAAAAATATTCTAAAAATATTCTAAATTGTCTTGAAATTAAGTTTTTTAGTCTAAATAGCATTCTTGAGTCTGTCTTTCATGTGTTTTTGCGGGCAGTGTCTCTCTGTCCTCCacggtaggggtaaggctgcgtacattcTATCCCTtccagaccctacttgtgggattgcactgagttgttgttgttgtatgcggGCAGTGTATACTCTTCTGGAAGAGTGAGTTCGGTTGGGAGGAACTACACCAAAAATGCTTAATTTTGGGGAATTTTACGGAAATGTCCAAAATAAGTCCTAATTTATCAACTtctagccattaatcatagacttaTCAAAATTAGCCAAGcacatacaattttttttttaaaaaaacccaaataaataaattaattgatCGTTAAATATGTTTAGGTAGGAGTCATGAATACCATATTGAAAATTGCCAGTTACCAGGAAATATAAATACAATTTCTCCTCCTACTATTTTCGAACACAACGTTGATCATCGTTATGTTATACTGCAAAATAAgtaataaaccaaaaaaaaaaaaaaaattggcatcAAAAGAGTATGAAAAAAGAAATATGTGGGaaatgcaatatgatgcagaaaTGCAATATAGAACCTTCAACGTTATGtcgtataattataattataaaactAATTTTGCAAGTTCGGTTGAGATAGGAGAgattaaaaaatataatgtgcATATGTATAAAACTAAAGTTGTATCACTAACATAAATCTTTTTCTTAGAGCTGCCTTCTCATAGTTGTTCTTATTATGTACATGTCAAATACAGAATGTTCAATTTTATGATGTATACTTATAACTATTATTATcatcattctttcattttaaGAAAAATGTTCATTGCATGTAATTCTTTTTCAATATTTAATACTTGTTGTCAATACCCAAGAACCTCATTGGTGGAAATGGAGGGTTCGGATTGCAAGCATAATTAATTTTTTCTTGAtgtaaagaaaaaaattaaataattaattaagaaaatgaATAATAATTTGCATTATCATTTACTTAAATAGGAAGATATATTGTGTTATATTGAAAAAAACTAATATCACAACTTACGTgattcccacgtggtttttcctagtaaggttttaatgaggcacattatcttttaatgaacatccaagggggagtgttataaatatattatattatggatgttcatttagtactctgttgtaaataagcttcctgaagaagcttatccatatgggactccaccgtaaatatgtttatctatttagtactatattggaaataagcttcctgaagaagcttatcacttcggtacccggttatggataaacattacccccagtagaagtttatccataccgggtataataagcttatcttttcagtacccagttatggataaacattacccccggtagaagattatccataccgggtataataaacttatcttttcagtacccagttatggataaacattaccctcggtagaagattatccatatctggtacagcagcagcttacacagcagcttgtagcagcttacacaaccagcttgtagtagcagcttacacagcagcttatagtagtttacactgcagcttgtagtagcagcttacacaacagcttgtagtagcagcttcctttcttctataaatagaagagatttcagttcattatggacatcagtttgagttcgaataatatatcagtttctctctatacttgtctttactttacagtctttattttataacacgttatcagcacgagactctgacatctcgagcaaatactttgaaagtattagaggtaagaactttcttttcctaaataatgtcaaatctttctaaacttgaatttgtagccctggatatatcgggcaaaagctacatgtcttgggtgcttgatgctgaaattcatcttgatgcgatgggtctggcagacaccatcaaggataaaaatcaggcatcaaaccaagaccgtgccaaagcaatgatattcctacgccatcacctttacgagggcctgaaaatggaatatctcactattaaagatccagtcatactgtggaataatttgaaagatagatatgaccacctgaagatggtcgttcttccacaggcacgttatgattggactcatctaaggctacaagattttaaatctatcagtgagtataattctgctatgttcagaattatttcccaattaaaattatgtggtgataatattactgatcatgatatgttggagaaaactttcaccacttttcatgcctcgaatatgctcctacagcagcaatatcgagagatgggatttaaaaagtattctgaacttatctcacatcttcttatagcagagcaacataatgggctattaatgaaaaatcatgaaagccgacctattggttcttgtccattccctgaagtgaatgagacgaacttccaccaagctaaacgtggaagaggtcgtggccccagtcgtggtcatggccgtggtcggggaagaaaccccaatcatggtaataataatgcaccaaagaagcctcctcaccaccagcagtggaaaaggaaggaacaaaagcatgaagcggtgcaagcgccaaatgtagaaaatgcatgctatagatgtggaggaaaagggcactggtcacgtacttgtcgtacgccaaagcatcaagcctccctgaagaagacagagaaaaatgctgaagcaaattttatttctgaagataatttagacttcatgcatttggatgtagctgattactttgcactcccagaaggagaaataagtcatgtaatcggaggtgaatctgtagaaatgtaaatattttaatttttgttgtttgtaatagatagtatggttatgtaattgttgtacataaataaaagttatgctttgataatgatgtttactataatatattttatttatgttattttgaagaatatggataaccctcaaattatgtttggatcaaagacaaatcatgaagatatgtgtgttattgatagtggaacaactcatgccatattcaacgatcagaaatacttttcttatttgcataaggaaaaagcaaatgtttcaacaatttctggtaatataagtttgattgaaggctccggaagagccataatatttctgtctaagggaacaaaacttattatagacaatgcattgttctcctccaagtctcgaagaaacttgttgagttttataaatatccgccgaaatgggtatcatgtagagacaatagatgaaatgaacagggaatatttttgtattacaaagaatatttctggccagaaatgcattgtagaaaagttaccaactttatcttctggcttatactattcaaaaattagtacaattgaagcacactctatcgtaaaccagaagtttacggattcaaatacttttgtgctttggcatgacCGTTTGGGACATCTCGGATCAATAATCAttagacgaattactgaaaattcgagtgaacatccattaaagaacttgaagattctt
Above is a window of Nicotiana tabacum cultivar K326 chromosome 8, ASM71507v2, whole genome shotgun sequence DNA encoding:
- the LOC107789678 gene encoding uncharacterized protein LOC107789678, whose translation is MMNQIGGKICSWTRTKIVDPLFQILQRGAEPKQLAFSAALGITLGVFPICGVTVFLCAIAIALFGSFCNAPTVLLANFIATPIELSLVIPFLRLGEFVTGGSHFPLTSDALKKVFTGEASREVLLSILHALLGWLVAVPFILAGLYVVFLPCFTILVRKFSTGPPSPKRPLIDVKVKTRDV